GGGAGCATTTAGAATTTTATAGATAAAAGCTGTTCCATCAAAATTTTTGCTTCGGTTTTTGGTGAAAAGATAAAAGTAATTTCCGTGTTCAAAGAAACCTTCAACATCAAAAAACATTTCTTTTTTCTTTGGAGGAAATTCTGTTTGTTCCGGATACGAGAAAGAAACTTTATATTCGGCTACAGCCAAATCTTTATTCAGCTGATTTTTATTAACTTTATAAATACATAAATCTTTGCGTTCATTAGCATTATTCCCGAAATCGCCAATATAAATATTACCGCTTTTATCTTTTGTAATGTCTTCCCAATCGACATTTGTTGCGTTTGTAATAGTGATGGTTTTATTTAATTTTCCCTCTGAATTTATCGCATAGATTTTATTGGCATTTCCGCTATCTTCTAAAGTATAAATCAAATTAGTCTCTGGGAAATAAGTAATTCCTGAAACTTCTTTTAACTTTTTAGGAAGTGAATAAAGTGTCTTAAAATCTGTATTTGATTGTTGCTGACAAGCTAATAAAGCAATAGAAATTCCAAGTAAAAAAAACTTTTTCATAATTTTTAAATGTTTAAGTTCAATGTAAACCATTTAAGTTATATAAGTTCATGTAAAAACAACTTCTTAAATTGACTTATATAACTTATATGGTTTAAAAATCAAACCAAATTAGTGTTTTTAAAGTTACGCGTTATAAATTCAAATGCTGCAAACATGATATGTCCCATTGATTTTGCATTTTTGAATTTCATATCGTTGGTATAACGGTATAATTCCATTTTTAGTTGATTCAAATGATCTTCTGTCGAAATAGTATCATGACACATAATATTTAATAGTTTCTTAATTCTGTTTTCGGCAGAATGAATACGTTTTGCAAGAATCGCTCTTTCTTCGTCTTTATATTGAATAATCGAACGTTCTTCGAGTTTCTCCTTAATCAGTTTTATCATTGGATAATTTTCCTTGAAAAACTGTGGACGATAAACTTTAAAATTGCCTTCATAACACTGCTGATCAAAGTCGATTGGACGTATTTTGTAAACTACCTGATCAAAATCGTGAATTGGCACTATTACATAATTATACGCACGCATATCTCCAAGAAGTCTAATCATACAGCGCTCGTTGAACTTTACAAATTCTTTTGCGATTTGCGATTTCTCCATTTCCGTACAATTATCCAATAAGGTATCCATAAAAACATCGCCCGGAATCCCGATAATATGCTCTTCAATAAGCGTGTCTTTATAGACTAAAAAGTTGATTTTATCCGGCGAAAGAATGTCTTCTAATTCTAGACCGTAAATTCTAGAAGCATCTGCTTTTTTAATATAAAAATGTACGTAATTATCATTGAGAATATTTCGAACTTTGATTCTAAAAGGTTTCGAATTTCCAAAAGTGCAATAATCAATCGCATCAATATTCAGAAACTGAATGATCTCACTATTTCCATCAGAATGCAAAAGTGAATAGATTTTTTTCAGATTCAGATCGATCTCATTTCTTTCAAATTCGCTATAATAAACCCGAATCCATAATGTGTCATTTTCATTCTTATCATACACATTTATAGAACCCGAAAAACGCAATAAATCATCATAGAACACGGACACTTTCGAAATTCGTTCGTATCGTTCTAAATAACTTAATAATGATTGCGTTAAAGGATAGGAAGGTTTTTTTAAAACCATTAAAGGTTCGCTCATTTTTTTAAATATCTTTAATACAAATTTACATTAAATAAAATTTAACGTAACAATATACCAATTGAATCGTCATACTTAAAACTAAAACCGAAATAAATTTGGAAACCATACTTACTATTGAGAATCTTCACAAAAGATACGGTCGCATTCAGGCCTTAAAAAATGTATCTTTTGAAATACAAAAAGGCCGCGTTTACGGAATTCTGGGCCCAAACGGAAGTGGAAAATCGACCACTTTAGGAATTGTTTTAAATGTTGTAAACAAAACTTCGGGCAATTACAGCTGGTTTGACGGAAAAGTTCAAACGCATGATGCCTTGAAAAAAGTTGGCGCTATTATCGAAAGACCTAACTTTTACCCGTACATGACGGCGGAAGAAAACCTGAAATTGGTTTGTAAAATAAAAAGCATCAATTATTCTAAGATAAACGAAAAGCTTGATCTTGTTGGTTTAACAGAAAGAAAAGACAGCAAATTCAGCACTTTTTCTTTAGGGATGAAACAACGTTTGGCAATCGCTTCGGCACTTTTAAATGATCCTGAAATTTTGATTCTGGATGAACCAACAAATGGTTTAGATCCACAAGGAATTCATCAGATTCGAGATATTATAAGAAAAATTGCTTCGCAAGGAACGACTATTTTATTGGCTTCGCATTTATTAGATGAAGTAGAAAAAGTATGTTCTCACGTAATTGTTCTTAGAAAAGGAGAAATTCTATATTCTGGTTCTGTTGACAGTATGTCTGCAAATGAAGGCTTCTTTGAACTGCAGGCAAATGATAATTCAGTACTAAAATCGGTCTTGGAGAACCACGAAGCTGTGGAGAGAATCACGGAAGAAGACGGGAAAATTTTGGTTTACCTGAAATCAGATTTATCAGCTTCTGAACTGAATTTGTATTTATTTTCTAAAAACATTGCTTTAAGTCATTTAGTAAAACGCAAAAACAGTCTTGAAGCACAATTTTTAGAATTAACCAAAAACGCCACTATCAAAACCAACTAAGCCATGAAAAGACTTTTATCTATAGAATTACAAAAAATCTGGAAAAATAAAGCCAGTAAAGTACTTACGCTAACCTATTTCATTTTACTTTCTTTTATTGCATTAATTGCATCGATAAAATTTGATATTGGCCCTTTTAAATTTCATGTAGCCGAAATGGGTATTTTCAATTTTCCATATATCTGGCATTTTAATACGTATGTAGCAGCATTGCTAAAACTTTTCCTTGCTATTGTTATTGTTTCGATGATGGCAAATGAATATAGTTATGGTACTTTAAAACAAAATCTAATTGACGGTTTAAGCAAAAAGGAATTCATTTTATCTAAATTTCTGACAGTTGTTCTTTTTGCATTATGCTCAACAGTTTTTGTTTTTGTGATGAGTTTAATTTTAGGGTTTAGCTTTTCATCTTACACAGAACTTGATGTTGTTTTTATGGATTTAGATTACTTATTAGCTTTCTTTGTAAAACTAGTTGGCTTCTTTTCTTTCTGTTTATTTCTGGGTATTTTGGTTAAACGCTCGGCTTTTGCCTTAGGTTTTCTTTTAGTTTGGAGTATAATTGAAGGAATTATTAAAGGTCTTTTGGTATTTAAAATTTTCCCTGACAGCAATACAGCAGATTATATTACGAGATTTCTTCCGCTTGAAGCCATGTCAAATTTAATTGTAGAACCTATTTCAAGACTTAATGTCATAAGAAGTATAGGAACTCAAATTGGAGTTGAAAACATTAAAGATTATAGTGTACATTATCTTTCAATTCTCATTGTTTTAGTTTGGACATATTTATTTACATACTTTTCTTATAAATTATTAAAAAATCGAGATTTATAGTATATTTGCTAGTATGAATCGTTATATATGCCTTTTACTAGTTTTGTTTTTATGTTGTTTATCTTCTAAGGTAAACGCACAGTATATAAGTGTAAATGATCAAAAAACACCGCAAGAATTAATTAACGATATTTTGGTTAATAGTTCTTGCGTTTCTGTTACAAATACCTCAGGAAGCGGAGATGCTTTTACTCCTCCAAAAAATAGCTTTGCTTATTTTAATTCAAACGGCAGCAGCTTTCCATTTGCTGAGGGAGTTGTTTTGACTACTTCTACGAGCGAGAATGCTGTTGGTCCTTTTATTACCAGCATTGGTGGCGGAAGCACAGAATGGAAAGGTGATGCTGATTTAAATCAAATTCTTGGAATTAATTCTATAAATGCTACATCTTTAGAATTCGATTTTGTTCCTTTAACTGATTTTATAAGTTTCAATTATATTTTTGCTTCTAATGAGTATCAGTCTTTTTTTCCATGTCAATATTCCGATGGATTTGCTTTTTTAATTAAAGAAGCAGGAACAAGCGATCCTTATCAAAATTTAGCTGTATTACCTAATACTTCTATACCTCTGTCTTCAACAAATGTTCGTCCACTAATTAAACCTGGAACAGCAAGTAATGGCGATCCATATCCTGGTTGTCCTGCTGAAAACGAACACTATTTTAATGGCTTAAACACATCGTCGAGTCCAGTGAATTATGCAGGACAAACCGTTGTAATGAATGCACAAACCAAAGTAGTTGCAGGAAAAAAATACCATATAAAACTTGTTATCGCCGATGATAAAGAACAATATTATGATTCAGCAGTTTTTTTACAAGCGGGTAGTTTTGCGTCTAAAATTGACTTTGGACCAGATCAGACAACCTTAAACAATGATCCCGTTTGTTTTGGACAAAGTATAACTTTAGATACCAAATTAGCTTCTACTTATAATTATAAATGGTACAAAGACGGATTGTTGATTAATGGCGCAAACGGTCCAAAGTATAATCCAACAGAATCCGGAACTTATAGCGTTGAATGTACGCTGACGCCGTCAATCTGTAAACTAACCGGAGAAGTTAAACTTGAATTTGCTGCAGAAATTTTATCGACAAATACTTCTTTAATTCAATGCGACGATAATACGGACGGAATCAATGTTTTTGACTTAACAAAAGTTGATAATATTGTAAAAAATAATGTTGCTGATATTACAAATAATGGTTACTACGAAACATTACCAGATGCTCAGAACAAGACAAAACCTATAGCAACTCCTTCAAATTATACTAACAAAGCAAACAATCAGATTGTTTTTGCCAGAATCGAAAATAAATATGGTTGTTATGAAACCGCTGAAGTAACATTACAAATTTCAAGCGCGACAATTCCAAATCAAAGTCCAATTGCAACTTGCGATGATGATGATAATAAACTAGATGGATTCTACCAATTTGACCTTGCCACTCAGGTCACTCCGCAAGTCCTTACAGGTTTACCAAGTGGTTTAGTTCCTTATTACTATTCATCTCAAAATGATGCTTTAGCTGATACCAATAGATTACCAAATATCTATAAGAACACAACTGCTTTTAATCAGACAATTTATGTTCGTATTGTCAACGGACCAGATTGTTACGGTATTACATCTGTCCCACTTGTTGTAAATACTTTCGATCCGCCTAACTTTGAGGATGAATCTGAAATTCTATGCAAAGGAGATGACACAACATTAGCTGTTGCAAATACTTTTAGCAGTTATTTATGGAGTACCGGCAGCATGGCAAATCAAATCGATGTTGATACCGCTGGAGATTATTCTGTAACTGTACAAGATGCAAATGGTTGTAGCAAAACTAAAAAATTCAAAATAATTGCGTCTGAACCAGCAGCAATAACAGAAGTTGTTGTTAAAGATTTTTCAGGAACTGACAACTCGGTTTTAATTGAATTTACAGGAAACGGAAACTATGAATTCTCAATAGACAGAATATCTTATCAGGACAGTCCTTCGTTTTCAAACGTAAATACAGGAATATATAATGCCGTTGCAAGAGATAAAAACGGATGTGGTCCCTCTAATACCTTTTTATTTTATGTTCTGGATTATCCTAGGTTTTTCACACCTAACGGAGATGGATTTAATGATTTATGGTTTGTAAAAGATTTCGATCAGCTTCCTGCTTATAAAATATCTATTTTTGATCGTTATGGAAAGTTTTTAAAACAAATGGATCAAAACAGCGCAGGTTGGAATGGAACTTTTAACGGTCAACAACTCCCATCAGATGATTATTGGTTTACCTTGGTTCTTGTAAATGGGAAAACTATTAAAGGTCATTTTAGTTTAAAAAGATAATTACCCAACTTCAATTAAAGAAGAAATTCAGATAACAATTTTACAAACTAACATTGCATAAAAAAAGCCATTCGATATCGAATGGCTTTTTTACTTTTATATAAAGATAAAATTAGATTTTAAATCTTTTTCTATCAGTTTCTGTCAAATAGATTTTTCTCAAACGAATAGATTTTGGTGTAACCTCTACATATTCATCTTTTTGAATGTACTCTAAAGCTTCCTCTAATGAGAAAATAATTGGAGGGATGATTCTTGCTTTTTCATCATTTCCAGAAGAACGAACGTTAGATTGTTTTTTCTCTTTCGTTACGTTTACACACATATCATCAGCACGAGAGTTTTCTCCAATTACCTGACCTTCGTAAATTTCAGTATTTGGTTCAACAAAAAACTTACCACGATCTTGCAATTTATCGATAGAATAAGGAATAGCTTTTCCTTTTTCCATAGAAATCAATGAACCTTTGTTACGTCCGGCGATTTCACCTTTGTAAGGCTCATATCCAATGAAACGGTGTGCCATAATAGCCTCACCAGCTGTTGCAGTAAGCAATTGGTTACGTAATCCAATAATTCCACGTGATGGAATATTAAATTTCACAATCATACGCTCCCCTTTAGTTTCCATACTCAACATTTCACCTTTACGTAAAGTAACAAACTCTACTGCTCTACCTGAAAGTGATTCTGGTAAATCGATTGTCAATTCCTCAATTGGCTCACATTTTTTACCATCAACTTCTTTGATGATAACTTGTGGCTGACCGATTTGTAACTCATAACCTTCTCTTCTCATTGTTTCAATAAGAACAGATAAGTGAAGTACTCCACGACCAAAAACCATGAATTTATCAGCAGAATCAGTTTCACCTAACTTCATCGCTAAGTTTTTCTCTAATTCTTTTGTCAATCTTTCTCTAATATGACGAGAAGTTACAAATTTACCCTCTTTACCAAAAAAAGGAGAGTCATTAATTGTAAACAACATACTCATTGTAGGCTCATCGATATCAATCGTTTTTAAACCTTCAGGATTTTCATGATCGGCAATAGTATCACCAATTTCAAAACCTTCAACTCCAATGATTGCACAAATATCTCCAGCAATAACTTCTTGTACTTTTTTACGACCAAGTCCTTCAAATGTATGAAGTTCTTTGATACGAGATTTAGATATACTACCATCTCTTTTTACTAATGAGATTGGCATACCTTCTTTAAGAACTCCTCTTTCAAGACGACCAATAGCGATACGACCTGTAAAAGCTGAGAAATCTAAAGAAGTAATTAACATTTGTGGTGTTCCTTCAGAAACTTTAGGAGCCGGTACATTTTCAACAACCATATCCAATAATGCTTCAACATTATCAGTTACGTTTTCCCAATGATCAGACATCCAGTTATTTTTAGCAGAACCATAAACTGTTGGGAAATCCAACTGCCATTCTTCAGCACCTAATTCAAACATTAAGTCAAAAACTTTTTCGTGAACTTCTTCAGGAGTACAGTTTTCTTTATCAACTTTATTGATAACTACACATGGCTTAAGACCTAAGTCAATAGCTTTTTGTAATACAAAACGAGTTTGTGGCATTGGACCCTCAAAAGCATCCACTAGCAAACATACACCATCGGCCATGTTCAAAACACGTTCTACTTCACCTCCAAAATCCGCGTGGCCAGGAGTATCGATAATGTTGATTTTTGTTCCTTTATATTGAACAGAAACGTTTTTAGAAGTAATAGTAATACCTCTCTCACGCTCTAAATCGTTATTATCAAGAATTAAATCACCTGTGTTTTCGTTGTCACGAAATAATTGACAGTGATACATAATTTTATCAACCAAAGTGGTTTTACCGTGATCGACGTGGGCAATAATTGCAATGTTTCTAATAGATTCCATCTGTGATTTTTAATGGGTGCAAAGGTACACTTTATTTTGATATAAAAAACGTTTCGACGATAGTTTGCGTATAGACAAGTAATTAGTTCATCAAAAACAGCATTAATTTAAGTGTAATTTGAACTTTTGTTATTGTTTAATTATACTTAATTTAACTATATTTGAGTAATGAAAAGTAAAACTATCCAAATTACTCTAGTCTATATTATCATATCGTTATTTATGGCGATTGTCTGTCATAAAATACTTACTACTTACTTTTCTAAGACCGAATATTATTTAGTTTTTTTCTTTAAAGATATTTTTTTCATAATCAGTACCGCACTATTCTTCAATTACATACTATCCAAAAACGAGAAAAAAAATATTGCAGTTTTCAAGAAATTAAAAGAAACAAACGAAGAAATTAAAGAATCAAATGAAAAATATGACATTGTAGCAAAAGCAACAAGTGATACAATTTGGGACTGGAAAATTCAGGAAGACAGCATAAATTGGAATAAAGGAATAGAAGGAATTTTTGGTTATAATCCAGCCGAAGTCGGAAAAACATCTAAATGGTGGTTTGACAAAATTCACCCTGAAGACAGCATTAGAATGTCGATCAAATTATACTCTTTTATTGAGCAAAAGACGGAGAAATGGCAAGATCAATATCGTTTCAGATGTGCGGATGGAACTTATAAATATGTTTTGGACAGAGGTTTTCTATTAAAAGATGAAAACGGAAGAGCCATCAGAATGATTGGAGCCATTCAGGATATTACAAAACAAAAAGAGGAAGAACAGCGATTAAAACTTTTAGAAACCGTAATTACACAATCCAGAGATTCAATTTTAATCACAGAAGCAAATTCAGCAGATCGTAAAATACCACGAATCGTATATGTAAACCCGGCATTTTCGCAAATGTCAGGATATCAATCCAATGAGATTATCGGAAAATCTCCAAATATCTTTAAAGGGCCAAAATCTGATTCTGAGGAATTAAAGAAACTATTAAAAGCTATAAAAAATGAAGAAGAGTGTTTAATAGAAACCATTACCTACACTAAGAAAAAGGAAGAATATTGGGTGAGATTCTCCATGATTCCAATTTTCAACAATGAGAGTGTTATTACACACTGGATTTCGATACAAAGAGATATCACAGACGAAAAGAAACTAGAAACAGAAAAAGAACATTTAATTAGAGAATTAACTCAAAACAATAAAGATTTAAAACAGTTTTCCTATATCACATCTCACAACTTAAGAGCTCCATTATCTAACTTGATTGGACTTTTAAATCTAATTGAGGATATTCCGATCGAAAACGAAGAACTTGAAGAAATTCTGGGAGGCTTTACCAAATCAACACATTTATTAAACGAAACTATAAATGATCTGGTAAAAGTAATCATCATCAAAGACAATCCTTCGATGCAGAAAGAGGAAGTTTCTCTAAAAGAGGTTTTCGAAAATGTATTTAGTCAATTGTCATTTCAAATTGAATTGCACAAACCAATTATCAAACTAAAATTTGATCGGGTTCCATTACTAAACACCAACAAAGCTTACATTGAAAGCATTTTACTTAATCTACTCACGAATTCAATAAAATACAAGTCAGAAAATAGAAAATTAAAAATCTCTATTACTGCAGAACAAATAGATCACAAAGCAATATTAACTTTTAAGGACAACGGAATTGGAATTGATTTAGAAAGAAACCGAGATAAAGTTTTTGGACTATATCAAAGATTTCATAATTACCCAGACAGTAAAGGACTCGGCTTGTATCTTGTAAAGTCACAGGTTGAAACCATGGGAGGAACAATCAGCATCGACAGCGAGGTGAATAAAGGCACCACGTTTACAATAACATTTAAAAATTAAAATCATGCTCGAGCAGATTCTGTGCATTGACGATGACCCTATCACGTTGATGTTATGCAAAAAAGTAATTGCAAAATCCGAGTTTTCGAATGAAATTATTACGGCTCAAAATGGAGAAGAAGCACTTCATCATTTCAATACCTTAAAATATACCAATAACAAAAACAAGGTAAACAAAAAACCTGAGTTGATTTTCTTAGACCTAAACATGCCGGTCATGGGCGGATGGGAATTTTTAGATCATTTTACATCTCAAGATTACGCCGAATTTAATAAGACCGCCAATGTTATTGTTTTATCTTCTACAATAGATCCTGACGATTTAGCCAAAGCAAAAAAATACCCTATTATAATTGATTTCCTTTCAAAACCTATTACACAGCCAATGCTGGAATATCTAAAAAAGAAAATTGATCTTTAATAAAAGCAGTAAGACTTAAATAAAAAATCCCAAATTCCGATACTGATCGCTTAAGTTTATCAAGCATTAAATATTGGGATTTGGGATTTTTCTTTGGAAATTCATTTAATTTCCATTTAGGATAAAAACAAGAAAAGTCCTCTAAAAGAGGACTTTTTATATCTTTAGGAAATTGTAATTAATTACAATTTAGCAACATGTTTAGTTAATTTAGACTTCAAGTTAGAAGCTTTATTATCATGAATGATGTTCTTTTTAGCTAATTTATCAATCATAGAGATTACAGTTGATAATTTAGAAGATGCATCAGCTTTATCAGTAGCTAATCTTAACGCTTTAATAGCATTACGAGTAGTTTTATGCTGGTATCTGTTAAGAACTCTTCTTTTTTCGTTACTTCTGATTCTTTTTAATGCTGACTTATGATTTGCCATTTTGTTTTAATTTTAGATGTAATAATTATTATAGATACTAGTTAAAAAAGAAAAACCTCCCACAATTATAAAATAATCACTTTGGTTTTAACTAATAAAATAAAAATCGAGACACCAACCTTTATTTTACAAAACTTATTCACAACTAATTTTGTAGTCTGTAAGGGAATCGAACCCCTGTTACCAGGACGAAAGCCTGGAGTCCTAACCCCTAGACGAACAGACCAGATTCATTCTAAGTTTTCTTCAATTTATATAAAATTGAAATTTGTAGTCCGTGGGGGAATCGAACCCCCCTTACCAGGATGAAAACCTGGCGTCCTAACCGATAGACGAACGGACCATTTTAATTCTCAGTATTTCAAGAACATTCTCGCAGTAAAAATAGTAGCCCGTAGCGGAATCGAACCGCTCTTACATGGATGAAAACCATGCGTCCTAACCGATAGACGAACGGGCCTGCTTCTCTAATGCGGATGCAAAAATACAACTATTTTTAAGATGTACAATACCTGATGCAAAAAAAATTAAAAAAAATTAATAAGCCTTCGCAAACAACACTCTTTTTGAAGACGGATTACCAGTAAACACACAGGTTCCAGCCTCTTCAACAGCGTCCAAAGGAATGCAACGAATCGTAGCTTTTGTCAAATCTTTTATCTTTTCTTCGGTAGCAGCAGTTCCATCCCAATGTGCAGATACAAACCCTCCTTTACCGTCTAAAACTTCTTTAAATTCCTCAAAACTATTTACTTCTGTAATATGCGTATTACGATAGTCTAATGCTTTGTTAAATAAATCAGCTTGAATCTGCTCTAACAAGTCATTTATATAAGTAACAATTCCTTCACCAGAAACAGTCTCTTTTGTCAATGTATCACGTCTTGCAACCTCAAAAGTTCCGTTTTCTAAATCTTTTGGTCCAACAGCAATTCTAACAGGAACTCCTTTTAATTCCCATTCAGCAAATTTGAATCCTGGTTTTTGAGTTGTTCTATCGTCATATTTAACAGATATTCTTAATTTCTTAAGTTTAGCCGTTAAATCATTTACTGCAGTTGTAATTTCTGCCAATTGCTCATCTGTTTTATAAATAGGAACAATCACAACTTGTATTGGAGCCAAATTAGGAGGCAATACTAATCCCTGATCATCTGAGTGCGTCATAACCAACGCTCCCATCAAACGGGTAGAAACTCCCCAAGAAGTCCCCCAAACGTGCTCTTGTTTTCCTTCAGCATTTGCAAACTTCACATCAAAAGCTTTTGCAAAGTTTTGACCTAAAAAGTGAGATGTACCCGCTTGCAATGCTTTTCCGTCTTGCATTAAAGCTTCAATACAATATGTTTCATCAGCTCCGGCAAAACGTTCTGTTTCCGTCTTAATACCTTTTACAACCGGAATTGCCATAAAGCCTTCAGCAAAATCAGCATAAACATTCATCATTTTCACAGACTCTTCAAGCGCTTCGGCTTTTGTAGCGTGAGCTGTATGTCCTTCTTGCCATAAAAACTCAGCAGTTCTCAAGAACAAACGCGTACGCATTTCCCAACGAACAACATTTGCCCATTGATTAATCAATAAAGGTAAATCTCTATAAGATTGAACCCATCCTTTATAAGTAGACCAGATAATTGCCTCACTAGTAGGACGAACAATAAGTTCTTCTTCTAACTTAGCGTTTGGATCAACCATAAGTTTTCCAGGTTTATCCGGATCATTTTTTAATCTATAATGCGTTACAATAGCACATTCTTTTGCAAATCCCTCTGCATTTTTCTCTTCCGCCTCAAACATGCTTTTAGGCACGAATAGTGGAAAGTATGCATTTTGATGTCCTGTTTCTTTAAACATTCTATCTAACTCCGCCTGCATTTTTTCCCAAATAGCATATCCGTAAGGTTTAATAACCATACATCCTCTAACTCCTGAGTTTTCAGCTAGATCTGCTTTTACAACCAGTTCATTATACCACTTTGAATAATCTTCTGATCTTGTTGTGAGGTTCTTGCTCATATTGAATAGTTTGGCACAAATTTTGTTTTAATAATTTTAACTAAATAGTTTGACAAAACTAACTATTTTTGTAATGTGCAACAATAAAAAACACGACAGATATGAAAACTTCTATTACTCTCCGCCAAAACTCAAGTCATTTTTACTTAATTGGATTATTGAGTTTTCTGCTAGCATCGTGTGGTTCTTACCAAAATACATCTTACCAAGATAATGACGGTGTATATGGTGGTTCCCAAAGAACGTATGCTCAAAATACTAGTAATGGTACAAACAACCAATATAAAGATTACTTCAGATCACTTCAAGACGATAATCAGCCAACTGAAATTTTTACAGATGTTGACAGTTATGGCAATTATGCCGATAGTGACAGCACTCAAACTACAACTACAGCTTATCCTGCATGGGGAAGCAGTAATTCTGAAGTTTCTGTTAATGTTTATTCTGATCCAACCTGGTCATTAGGATTTGGTTTTGGATTTGGATACCCATATTATGGATGGGGTTACGGAGGATACTGGGGATACCCAGGATATGCTTGGGGATACCCAGGATATTGGGGAGGCGGATGGGGCTACCCTGGTTATTACAGACCTTATTACGGATACAATAACTACTCGTACAACTACGGAAGAAGAGGATCTGCTGCTTATTATGGCGGAAGAAACTATGGTTATGACAGAAACTACACCGGTAGAGGAAACTATAACAGAAACTACACAACAAATAGAAACTATACCACAAATAGAAGTTATAACACAAACAGAAGAGACTATACAACGAACAGATCAAACGGTTATACTGATTTTAGAAGAAGTTCTTCTGTAAACGGAAGATCATACAACTCTTC
This genomic window from Flavobacterium sp. 9 contains:
- a CDS encoding ABC transporter ATP-binding protein, translated to METILTIENLHKRYGRIQALKNVSFEIQKGRVYGILGPNGSGKSTTLGIVLNVVNKTSGNYSWFDGKVQTHDALKKVGAIIERPNFYPYMTAEENLKLVCKIKSINYSKINEKLDLVGLTERKDSKFSTFSLGMKQRLAIASALLNDPEILILDEPTNGLDPQGIHQIRDIIRKIASQGTTILLASHLLDEVEKVCSHVIVLRKGEILYSGSVDSMSANEGFFELQANDNSVLKSVLENHEAVERITEEDGKILVYLKSDLSASELNLYLFSKNIALSHLVKRKNSLEAQFLELTKNATIKTN
- a CDS encoding ABC transporter permease; this encodes MKRLLSIELQKIWKNKASKVLTLTYFILLSFIALIASIKFDIGPFKFHVAEMGIFNFPYIWHFNTYVAALLKLFLAIVIVSMMANEYSYGTLKQNLIDGLSKKEFILSKFLTVVLFALCSTVFVFVMSLILGFSFSSYTELDVVFMDLDYLLAFFVKLVGFFSFCLFLGILVKRSAFALGFLLVWSIIEGIIKGLLVFKIFPDSNTADYITRFLPLEAMSNLIVEPISRLNVIRSIGTQIGVENIKDYSVHYLSILIVLVWTYLFTYFSYKLLKNRDL
- a CDS encoding T9SS type B sorting domain-containing protein — protein: MNRYICLLLVLFLCCLSSKVNAQYISVNDQKTPQELINDILVNSSCVSVTNTSGSGDAFTPPKNSFAYFNSNGSSFPFAEGVVLTTSTSENAVGPFITSIGGGSTEWKGDADLNQILGINSINATSLEFDFVPLTDFISFNYIFASNEYQSFFPCQYSDGFAFLIKEAGTSDPYQNLAVLPNTSIPLSSTNVRPLIKPGTASNGDPYPGCPAENEHYFNGLNTSSSPVNYAGQTVVMNAQTKVVAGKKYHIKLVIADDKEQYYDSAVFLQAGSFASKIDFGPDQTTLNNDPVCFGQSITLDTKLASTYNYKWYKDGLLINGANGPKYNPTESGTYSVECTLTPSICKLTGEVKLEFAAEILSTNTSLIQCDDNTDGINVFDLTKVDNIVKNNVADITNNGYYETLPDAQNKTKPIATPSNYTNKANNQIVFARIENKYGCYETAEVTLQISSATIPNQSPIATCDDDDNKLDGFYQFDLATQVTPQVLTGLPSGLVPYYYSSQNDALADTNRLPNIYKNTTAFNQTIYVRIVNGPDCYGITSVPLVVNTFDPPNFEDESEILCKGDDTTLAVANTFSSYLWSTGSMANQIDVDTAGDYSVTVQDANGCSKTKKFKIIASEPAAITEVVVKDFSGTDNSVLIEFTGNGNYEFSIDRISYQDSPSFSNVNTGIYNAVARDKNGCGPSNTFLFYVLDYPRFFTPNGDGFNDLWFVKDFDQLPAYKISIFDRYGKFLKQMDQNSAGWNGTFNGQQLPSDDYWFTLVLVNGKTIKGHFSLKR
- the typA gene encoding translational GTPase TypA, with amino-acid sequence MESIRNIAIIAHVDHGKTTLVDKIMYHCQLFRDNENTGDLILDNNDLERERGITITSKNVSVQYKGTKINIIDTPGHADFGGEVERVLNMADGVCLLVDAFEGPMPQTRFVLQKAIDLGLKPCVVINKVDKENCTPEEVHEKVFDLMFELGAEEWQLDFPTVYGSAKNNWMSDHWENVTDNVEALLDMVVENVPAPKVSEGTPQMLITSLDFSAFTGRIAIGRLERGVLKEGMPISLVKRDGSISKSRIKELHTFEGLGRKKVQEVIAGDICAIIGVEGFEIGDTIADHENPEGLKTIDIDEPTMSMLFTINDSPFFGKEGKFVTSRHIRERLTKELEKNLAMKLGETDSADKFMVFGRGVLHLSVLIETMRREGYELQIGQPQVIIKEVDGKKCEPIEELTIDLPESLSGRAVEFVTLRKGEMLSMETKGERMIVKFNIPSRGIIGLRNQLLTATAGEAIMAHRFIGYEPYKGEIAGRNKGSLISMEKGKAIPYSIDKLQDRGKFFVEPNTEIYEGQVIGENSRADDMCVNVTKEKKQSNVRSSGNDEKARIIPPIIFSLEEALEYIQKDEYVEVTPKSIRLRKIYLTETDRKRFKI